TAAATCCATAGTATTTGCTATAGTGATAACAACTAACTGTGCTGTTGATTTTGTTGGCCAATCTaataaattgtatacaacATCCTGACGTTTTGTGCACAACAAGTCGAGCTACAAGAATGATATATATTAGCAATAAATATCCATAATACctataaatgatataaaacatttaaaggAAATCATACTTCATCTACAAGAAGCAATGTCATTTTAGAAGTACCACTATGAAATCTTTTTTCAAGTGTATGGTATGATTGCTCCCATGTAGCTGTTCTACCATTCAGCTGCTTTAGAATTTGCACATAAGCTTGTCTTGGTTCAGTTAGTTTCATCCCATTAATTGCAACATAGTCGAAATCATCCAACTGACCTTTAACTATCAACTTTTGCAGACATCTAACAGCTTCATTTACAGTTGCAGTTTTACCTGTCCCTGGTACTccacttatatatatacatctgtaaatttcttaaatttagtatgtaatttaattttttaagaaacaatTCTTTCAACATACCCTCCACTTTTATCTTCTAACTTTCCTctaagaaatgtaaaaatattattaaattcttcttcCCTACAAGGTAAAGATTTTGGTACAGCACTAACATGTAATCTAGATCTAGCTTCCTGTAATGGTGTACTTGGTTTTAATAAagcactttttctttttatcaatgATGGTGTTAAATCATTATATTTTGGACGAGATTTTGGAGTGCTCAAATGAGTTTTTTCTAGACATGACTCTATGCTATTCTGCATATTATTTCTCGTTTGTGGagttaagatatttttttttgcagatgaaattttaatacgtttaTACATATTAGACAAATATTCATCCTCTGCATCACTGTTAttcctattatttattactcctttttttattttaactggTGTAGAGTTAGTAGAATTAGCAGAATCTTTAACCGctgatgaaattttaatacgtttaTATATATCGGCTAAACATTCTCCCTCAGTACTACTGTCATTGTTACCAACAGATTGAATTTGTTTTGGTGTATTTTCACAAATTACTCTTTTTTGTTTAACTAATTTAACAAGTGTACGATTTGTAGATGTTGATGAGTCTTGTTTCTTTGTTGtttcatgtatttttaaagcaTGATCTAACTTATCGCTTCTACTCTCAGatttattagatttttttAATGACTTTGCTGTAGATATTTTAGAATCTATATCACTAACATCTTCTTCATCTTTTGTTGGAGCATGATCCAACTTATCGTTTCTACTCTTGGATTTAttggatttttttaataactttgctttggatattttagaATCTGTACTACTATCattttcttcatcttttttaGATAGAATacgatttcttttattatttcttgtaTTTGAATATACAGGTTTAACTTCTAAATTCTGTTTGTCAGTAGAACTGTTtggcgtttctttcttttgctggtttaataattttttgttattcttcATATTAGACACAATGGAATTGATAAATAACTTATCCTCATTATAATTAATGACTTTTCTATCCCTTAAAGATGGGGAATTTATTCTACGTATTGTATCACACTGGTAATAAGAAAGCCTTAAAGGTGGTCTTCTATTTCTACCTTTCCTTGATACATCACCATCAATTTCTCCTGGTATCAATTTGCTATCATCATTTGCCTTATCTTTTATAGAATTATCTTTGTTGTCAATATATgatcttttattctctacttctggataacattttttcctttGTCTTTGAAGTCGGCTGCGAGATTTACGAATAGAATTTTCACATTCAGAATCagtatcaattttatataaacttttttCTGTAGATCTCCTAAGCTTTATTTTAAGAGAAACTTGATCTTTCTGTAAGATGTTATTTTTTGGTAACGTACACTTAAACTtttgaaatacattttctGATTCTGAAGATATATTTAGAACATTTTTTGTGTCTGGAGATATatctataacattttttctcttcttttgtaTCTTAGCTACTGTAATATCATCATATGATTCTTGTTCTTTATCCGAATTTGATTCTGTATCAAGAATGATTGTTATCTCATGATctgaacatttatttaatctcATAGACATTTTAACTTTTTCGATCTTAACTCCGatcttttaatctttttcaaCAAGTTGTATTTTACTAATTGTAACGTctctaatatattttgtttacatACTTAATCGAACATAAAGTATCAAGACAAAATAATTCTgcttacgttatacatttttctatatattttcataaagtaAATATACTCCTATTTTGTTTTACATAGATATAACTTCGTAGCATTTATTGTTTTAGTTAGAATGAAAACGATACAGAAACACTATTTTACAAAACACTCTTATAATAATACTTGCAAGTACATATATACCgccaattttatctttttaaccATGATCATAGATAAAGTAGTTTAAATGAATTAACTTCGTATAGTTGATATTGTTCAAACATTAACTCTCTCTCTAGTGCCAAATATAGGGATTATAACTAGAACACGTTTACCATACTGCGtaacatatttcgtttaattattgttgaaattatttttgaggttgtaataaattttgattaatcGATTTCTACCTTATTATAACAATATGAGTGAAGATATGAAAACTCTTTGGTGTGGAAATTTAAGCGACAAAGTAACGGAAGAAATTCTAtacgaattatttttacaggTTTGTATATTCACGTATCCATCGAAACAAATAATTCAGAAGACATTTTCCAAtagtatttgatattttagtaAATAACAACAAATTTCTAAGTTATTGGCTTTAGTTTTATATTGACTTCACGTACACACATGACACTTCACGTCACGGACACACTTTTAAGTATGATTTGATACTACGTGACAACGTAATTAACCTAAATTATATAGAGTGTTTCACGCAACTATTTCATGTTATAACTCTGTTACAAGTACAGTTATAGAAAGATCTCAGAGAAAGATGAATGGTTACATCCGTAAGATTCCTCCCGTCATTCTACGTTAAAAAGTATAGAGATACAATGGTGGAAAAATATCTAGATACGTTAACCGTTTGAGTCCCAAGTAGCACGATCGCGCTGTTTAGAGTTTATGTTGAAAAGTCCTAGTACATTTGAACGCTACAGACGACCGACgatgttttgtattttattgttatcttctcaataatttctattggacaaaacttgaaatatttatagactAATAGTacgcatatataataatatagatgtaTTTCTTAAAGTAACAAATCTGACAAGTGCTATCGTACCGCTTGTTTCTCTTCGCAATCGATCAAGACAAGCACTATCGCTCTGTTCGAGATTTTTTGACCTTGCTTTTTCTATGATCCCTAGGACTCAAAcggttaattttaattttataaaatttatcacatgtaagactaaaaaaaaaatagaagtattgcgtcacgtctttccttgtttttcatattatatgctacaaaattttatatatatatatacatataaaatatacatataaataatatatatatacatgttatatatatacatagaaaatATCTTAACTAATTAGTTTTCTACCATGTTACTCTAATACTTTTTTCATAGAATGACAAGAAGAATCTATCTACAAAAAAAAGTATGCATTTCCATTTaggaaaataatacaattgttGATTGCACATGCACCATTGCACTTCTACAGACTCTTTGAATCATTCATCTTTCtcctttgatatttttatgcaaCTGCACTGACAACAGAGTTATGACACCAAGCAAGTGCATGGATccagaatattattttgaaatttcattgtatattttaattgtttaattgtttatttttgtatttgatctttaattaaagtattgatgaaagtatttttttcaattttgtagGCTGGCCCTGTACAAAACGTCACTATTCCTAAAGATCGTAATGGCAAACAAAGGCCATTTGGATTTGTAACATATAAACATGTTAATTCTGTATTATATGCTTTAGAACTATTCAGTGGTACATCTCTATTTAATCGTATTCTTAATATAAGCCAtcgaaaaaatatagaattaccacaAATAAGCTACTCACaggataattttataaatttcaataattggCTTCAGTTAGGCCAGGAAATGATCTTAGGAAATGATATGTCTCATTTAAAAGAAGATTCATTTGGTACAAATATGATATTAAACTCAGATTTACAGatgaaagaaacaaacaaTTGTTCTCATAAGAATGATAGAAGATCTCAACGGGCACATCCTTATCATAGAGATCAACATAAACATAGTAGTCATCATATGGACCATAGCTCTTCTAGAAATCGTAACAGTCATAATAGTAATCActattccaaacacaattataaaaatagcaGACgtacttattaatatttcataaaatacaaatacaaataactttcattatttacaaataataacaaatcttATTTGCTTAtaaaaaaagatggaaaattttttacaatcttAGGTCtaatttactaaaataaaaaatatataatatacacttTATAGTAGAATTTCCTTGATGTCAAATGTTAGACAACAATATAAGATGTACTTCTTATGATTTAGTTTTGTttacttaaattaaattaaaattagtattcaataaaagaattatatttctcaTATATTAATCATtaggtatataataataattatataatttatgacaTTCTGTATGATTAGTGTAAACTTTTGTATTATGTTTAATTATACGTGCAGCTTTTTCGGCTATCATTATAACTGCAGCATTAATATTACCACTTGGTAAAACCGGAAATACAGATGCATCGactacatataaattttttgtacCATAAACcctataaaaagtaatttacaTAACGTTTATATAAAGTAAAGAACTGTTTTATGTGGGAAATGAATAACTTACTTAAACATTTCATCAACAACATCACCTATTCGACATGTACCGGCAGGATGATATGAAGTTAAAGTTAAATGTTGTATGTAACATTCCCAATATTTTGTGctatcaaatatttcattttcacaaCCAGGGTAAtgttttttataaatagttgCACCGACACTTTTCATTGCATTGGTTTCAATAagtttttttacaaattgcaaccctgaaaaattgaatacctgtgtaatattattataaatagcaTATATGTAACagtaattaatcaaatatGATACCATCTATAAGAGTTGCAATATCATCTTtatttgacaaatattttgGATCAATTAAAGGTGGGTCAAGAGAGTTATTACTACTCAATTTGATTTCTCCTTTGCTTTTTGGATGTAATAACACTGGAGCAATTGTTATTGTGTTTTTATATGAATTAGGAGCAAAGTATTCTTTATATACCTATAAAATTAGTATTCAGTTATATTAATCAGTACTATAAGAAATTTATGTAAtagatttttatgtaatatactTTTTCGGAAATTCCCATAGCTTCTTTTAAAACAACACCATTATCTCTTGATAGTCCAAGTGGCATTACCATTATTTGTAAATCTGgtatatttgatttatttttatgagtAGAACTATGAAATGTTCCCAAAACTTCAACTCCTGAAAATGTCCAAGGTCCTAATATAAAACACacaaagatataatataaatagtgacaattgaaaatttttaattgtcaatAAATGTTAccttttccaaaaaaaaagtaatttaatgCTGATATTGGATTTAAAGTACTAGCCATACTAAGACCTATGCTAGTATTAAGCATAATTAGATCAATTCCAGTAAGCACATGATCAACTAAATGTTGACCAACTGGTAAATCATTAATGACATTTATCTGAAAATAACATAGCCTAttacttattatatattattacgagaaaaaaatataaaatccgATAttcaataaacaaattttacttttaaattttccaagtgTTTTTTTGGTCCAATACCAGAcaacattaataattttggaGTACCAATCGCACCAGCACACAGAATAACACCTCTTTTTGAAATTGCtctaaatgttttatttaatgcaATAAACTGCACTCCTATTGCTCTGTTCGATTCCATTAATACCTTAAAACaattgatattgataattCCAAATTTAAAAGGATTATAAATTTGATTCTAAACATACTTTTTCCACATGAGCATGAGTAATAATAGACAATTTAGTTTTCAGATATTCATACAATAATTTGTCTGTACTCCACCGTTTTCCATTTTCCATAGATAATTGTGTTTTCATGAAACCTAAAtcaataaaacgataaaattatacatttttgttatttctttataaataattaccagtttttaaattatcattgATGTTGCCAATGTCTTGATGTAATTCTTGCAATCCTTTTAAAATTATGTCGGCAAGACCAGTGTTCCATCCTAAATCAATTATATGCATTGGGCCATCATTTCCTTTAATAGgttctgaaaatattttcaaactatAATAACAATATGCAAAATACTAATAAGCCCTGGTAATTACCAATAAAATCTGGAAACCAATCCTTATAATCTAAAGGATGTCCTCGTACGTAGAGCATATAATTTAATCTACTAGTTCCACCAAGGATTTTACCCATTGGCCATTTGCTTTGCTATTagtaattgttataaattcttaataatatattttatttaatatcatattatgattaattatatagtatacatTGTTCTTTAAACCCTTGCAAGCATTCTGTTGTGGTACAGTGATGTATTGCCAATCATATGGAGTGTTTTGAATGAGAGGAGCTAACAATGGGATATCTAAGAAAGGTGGTGCAGCTCCTCCAGCTTCaagtaataatattgtatatccATCTTCTGCTAATCTTTTAGTTAAAACTGCACCTGCAGTACCAGCTCCAACTGAATTCaaaaatcataattttaacttgtacaatacaattttgattagatttattttcgtttaatttattttatgcatgcatgattatatttagtatgtttagtataaaacgtatacaaaaaagatatattatatatttatacgttacttaccaataataaaatcatacaATTGAAAATCACGAATGTCATTAAAGAACCactgtttataaatatcaaaaatatatataacattgaGATAGTTAGAGAacataaatacaattaaactagtaattgtaaatataataaagtgtAAAAATAAGAACATTATAATGACGCTTAAAAATTGAGGTTAAGGAAcatttggaatgttttctctCGATATAATGTGTAGTTTTTAAGGGA
This genomic stretch from Bombus fervidus isolate BK054 chromosome 9, iyBomFerv1, whole genome shotgun sequence harbors:
- the Orc1 gene encoding origin recognition complex subunit 1 isoform X2; translated protein: MSMRLNKCSDHEITIILDTESNSDKEQESYDDITVAKIQKKRKNVIDISPDTKNVLNISSESENVFQKFKCTLPKNNILQKDQVSLKIKLRRSTEKSLYKIDTDSECENSIRKSRSRLQRQRKKCYPEVENKRSYIDNKDNSIKDKANDDSKLIPGEIDGDVSRKGRNRRPPLRLSYYQCDTIRRINSPSLRDRKVINYNEDKLFINSIVSNMKNNKKLLNQQKKETPNSSTDKQNLEVKPVYSNTRNNKRNRILSKKDEENDSSTDSKISKAKLLKKSNKSKSRNDKLDHAPTKDEEDVSDIDSKISTAKSLKKSNKSESRSDKLDHALKIHETTKKQDSSTSTNRTLVKLVKQKRVICENTPKQIQSVGNNDSSTEGECLADIYKRIKISSAVKDSANSTNSTPVKIKKGVINNRNNSDAEDEYLSNMYKRIKISSAKKNILTPQTRNNMQNSIESCLEKTHLSTPKSRPKYNDLTPSLIKRKSALLKPSTPLQEARSRLHVSAVPKSLPCREEEFNNIFTFLRGKLEDKSGGCIYISGVPGTGKTATVNEAVRCLQKLIVKGQLDDFDYVAINGMKLTEPRQAYVQILKQLNGRTATWEQSYHTLEKRFHSGTSKMTLLLVDELDLLCTKRQDVVYNLLDWPTKSTAQLVVITIANTMDLPERVLMGRVTSRLGLTRLTFQPYNFKQLQEIVTSRLKDYDGFRSEAVQLVARKVSAVSGDARRALDICRRAMEIAELRNAETISLQDVSEAVTEMIASAKVQAIKHCSKVEKIFLLAVSAEVTRTSIEEVYFKNAYRQVLKYLP
- the Orc1 gene encoding origin recognition complex subunit 1 isoform X1, translating into MSMRLNKCSDHEITIILDTESNSDKEQESYDDITVAKIQKKRKNVIDISPDTKNVLNISSESENVFQKFKCTLPKNNILQKDQVSLKIKLRRSTEKSLYKIDTDSECENSIRKSRSRLQRQRKKCYPEVENKRSYIDNKDNSIKDKANDDSKLIPGEIDGDVSRKGRNRRPPLRLSYYQCDTIRRINSPSLRDRKVINYNEDKLFINSIVSNMKNNKKLLNQQKKETPNSSTDKQNLEVKPVYSNTRNNKRNRILSKKDEENDSSTDSKISKAKLLKKSNKSKSRNDKLDHAPTKDEEDVSDIDSKISTAKSLKKSNKSESRSDKLDHALKIHETTKKQDSSTSTNRTLVKLVKQKRVICENTPKQIQSVGNNDSSTEGECLADIYKRIKISSAVKDSANSTNSTPVKIKKGVINNRNNSDAEDEYLSNMYKRIKISSAKKNILTPQTRNNMQNSIESCLEKTHLSTPKSRPKYNDLTPSLIKRKSALLKPSTPLQEARSRLHVSAVPKSLPCREEEFNNIFTFLRGKLEDKSGGCIYISGVPGTGKTATVNEAVRCLQKLIVKGQLDDFDYVAINGMKLTEPRQAYVQILKQLNGRTATWEQSYHTLEKRFHSGTSKMTLLLVDELDLLCTKRQDVVYNLLDWPTKSTAQLVVITIANTMDLPERVLMGRVTSRLGLTRLTFQPYNFKQLQEIVTSRLKDYDGFRSEAVQLVARKVSAVSGDARRALDICRRAMEIAELRNAETISLQDVSEAVTEMIASAKVQAIKHCSKVEKIFLLAVSAEVTRTSIEEVYFKNAYRQVESLCSFDGIEVPTITEILAVCARLGSSRLLICEHSKNDIHQKILLNVSTDDIHYATHELDLN
- the LOC139990509 gene encoding splicing regulator RBM11, whose translation is MSEDMKTLWCGNLSDKVTEEILYELFLQAGPVQNVTIPKDRNGKQRPFGFVTYKHVNSVLYALELFSGTSLFNRILNISHRKNIELPQISYSQDNFINFNNWLQLGQEMILGNDMSHLKEDSFGTNMILNSDLQMKETNNCSHKNDRRSQRAHPYHRDQHKHSSHHMDHSSSRNRNSHNSNHYSKHNYKNSRRTY
- the LOC139990469 gene encoding glucose dehydrogenase [FAD, quinone] isoform X2, which translates into the protein MFLFLHFIIFTITSLIVFMFSNYLNVIYIFDIYKQWFFNDIRDFQLYDFIIVGAGTAGAVLTKRLAEDGYTILLLEAGGAAPPFLDIPLLAPLIQNTPYDWQYITVPQQNACKGLKNNQSKWPMGKILGGTSRLNYMLYVRGHPLDYKDWFPDFIEPIKGNDGPMHIIDLGWNTGLADIILKGLQELHQDIGNINDNLKTGFMKTQLSMENGKRWSTDKLLYEYLKTKLSIITHAHVEKVLMESNRAIGVQFIALNKTFRAISKRGVILCAGAIGTPKLLMLSGIGPKKHLENLKINVINDLPVGQHLVDHVLTGIDLIMLNTSIGLSMASTLNPISALNYFFFGKGVEVLGTFHSSTHKNKSNIPDLQIMVMPLGLSRDNGVVLKEAMGISEKVYKEYFAPNSYKNTITIAPVLLHPKSKGEIKLSSNNSLDPPLIDPKYLSNKDDIATLIDGLQFVKKLIETNAMKSVGATIYKKHYPGCENEIFDSTKYWECYIQHLTLTSYHPAGTCRIGDVVDEMFKVYGTKNLYVVDASVFPVLPSGNINAAVIMIAEKAARIIKHNTKVYTNHTECHKLYNYYYIPND
- the LOC139990469 gene encoding alcohol dehydrogenase [acceptor] isoform X1; the protein is MFLFLHFIIFTITSLIVFMFSNYLNVIYIFDIYKQWFFNDIRDFQLYDFIIVGAGTAGAVLTKRLAEDGYTILLLEAGGAAPPFLDIPLLAPLIQNTPYDWQYITVPQQNACKGLKNNQSKWPMGKILGGTSRLNYMLYVRGHPLDYKDWFPDFIEPIKGNDGPMHIIDLGWNTGLADIILKGLQELHQDIGNINDNLKTGFMKTQLSMENGKRWSTDKLLYEYLKTKLSIITHAHVEKVLMESNRAIGVQFIALNKTFRAISKRGVILCAGAIGTPKLLMLSGIGPKKHLENLKINVINDLPVGQHLVDHVLTGIDLIMLNTSIGLSMASTLNPISALNYFFFGKGPWTFSGVEVLGTFHSSTHKNKSNIPDLQIMVMPLGLSRDNGVVLKEAMGISEKVYKEYFAPNSYKNTITIAPVLLHPKSKGEIKLSSNNSLDPPLIDPKYLSNKDDIATLIDGLQFVKKLIETNAMKSVGATIYKKHYPGCENEIFDSTKYWECYIQHLTLTSYHPAGTCRIGDVVDEMFKVYGTKNLYVVDASVFPVLPSGNINAAVIMIAEKAARIIKHNTKVYTNHTECHKLYNYYYIPND